From the genome of Pseudophryne corroboree isolate aPseCor3 chromosome 9, aPseCor3.hap2, whole genome shotgun sequence:
GTTCGGTGCAACTAaaggaattgtttttttttttttttttttttgtggttttgtttttgtGTTCCCTGTGGTAGCTACTTTCCATCTTTTTAATGGTTCCTATAAAATGTTCTGATAAACGCAAGCGCCCCCCCACCCCATGCACGTGACCACCTCTAGTTTTGCCTGCAGGTAAATCAGATTTAACTGGTAAAAATAAAGCCAGTCCTGTTTTTCGTGCATCTCCTTTGGTAGCTGTCACCGGTGAGGTTCTGTCCCGAAGGGCTCGTTTATGCCTCTTCTGTTTACACTCGCTGCATTGCACGTCAACATTTAGTTATGTCAACACGTAAAATGTGCTGTAGTTTTCATCCGTTAATTCACGTTTTATGTTAAAGAGGGGAGTAAGCGCATCTTTTTACGCATGTTTGTTAAAATATTGTCGTGAAAGAGCGTAAAGCTAATCTGTTTACCCAAGCTGATATGGGATACGTTCAGTtttccgggtgtcgggattctgacagccgATAATACCGCCCGCTGGAATCCacaaacccatagagtgggaataaatcctgtggcgagcgcaggaaGCGTGCAGCgttgtgagcgcagcaagcctgcaaggggactctttgcgctcgcctcgCTTCCGGCATTCTGTCGGGCGGGATAGCGATgtcaggatatggacagccggcatcccgcccaccgataaatcatactgaatctgttGATATCATAGTGGCATTTTATCTTACGGTCGTTGAATGCCATTGTGGAACGACACGTCTGGCGTTGCGTGTTAGGGAGGCGCACAGTATGTACATTTGTCTGCGGCCTGCCAAGGTTGATGTGCCATTGACATCACTTGTTGACATGCATCTtgttgtgcctgtgtgtgtgacagggatcAGGAGGGTTGGCAGGAGACCAGATCAGCAGCAGCCACCCCAACcacctcagcagcaacaacagcagcagcctccAACGCAGGCCCCGCAGGGTGAAGGGAAGCCTATCGACAGACGGCAATCGGACAGACGGCCTCCTCGCGAGAGGCGTTTCGAGAAACCAGCCGAAGAAAAAGGTGAAGCAGGAGAATTTTCCGTGGACAGGTAAATGCAAATACAAGCTCCTCCCCTCATTTCTAATCATGTGATATAATACCGATAGGTGTTTCTTTATACGCTACCAATGGTCGCACCATGAAACCTTGCAGGTGCATTTTCTGTGTGCCTGTGAATGCAGCCATTTGCATCGACTTTCTCACTGGACCATTTTTGCGTGCATCAGAAGCCATCGCTCAGGGACTGCCATCATGTTTCCATGTCATTTCTGATACCGTCCATCTTGAATGCTACAGGACCTTTGTGCATACACGCTTCATAAATTTTTGCACAGTTGCAAAAAAATTGCTCCACTGCTTGAATCTGCATTGCGTGCGGCCCATAGTATCACTTCATCGTTTGGGAATTGTTTTCATCCTGTAGCCATGTAATATTTCCATGCGTGCTCTCGGGAACACACCCGCTTCACTTTAATTTTGAATTCCTTTATGCCCAGACCCATCATTGACAGGCCAATCCGTGGTCGCGGTGGCCCAGGCGGCCGGGGTGGACGTGGCGGCCGTGGACGCGGACTGGGCAGAGGAGATGGTTTTGACTCTCGTGGCAAACGTGAATTTGACAGACACAGCGGCAGTGACAGAGTGTAAGTCGAGTTTGGCGCGCTCTGTATTTTATGTATTTCTCCCGATCGACCTTACACCCCCActgaccataaaactcattttggtTAGTTCTTCACATTTCAGTGGGCCGAAGCATGAGGACAAGAGGGGCGGCAGCGGATCACACAACTGGGGCACTGTTAAGGATGAGCTGAGGTTGGTTGGACCTTTCATAAAGGTTTTGTTTCAGTTTCTCTTAAGAACCGTTAAACTGTATTCAGTTCTGTCTCGCTAGCGTCTGGTTAATGGTACATTTTGTACTTTTATGTGGCGTAATTAAACAATGTGTTTACATAGACATAGACCCAATAAAGCAGGGTACTCCACATGCAGTCctacagctgttgtggaactacagataccagcatgcCCTTTTGCTCGTTTTTGCTATTTGGGAATGCAGAAACTGGCTGGGCATGCTGTCATGCATAGTTCTACATCAGCTGCAGGGCCACATGTTGAATAACCTTGTAATACGGGTTATAATTATCATGGACCTTATCAATTACTAAGTGCTATGGAGATCCCTCAGGCATGAGGCTTACAGTACTTCGTGCCTCCTGTGATTTACTGGATCTTAATAAATTCATAGGCTGCTGGTACTCATTACAAGCCTCCGTGTTTGCATGGTCTGCCCGGGGTAACATCGTACAAAGATCCAGTGCTTAATGAATGTGTCAGGCCTCATGAACTCTGGACTGCCTTGTTGGTGACATCCGTTGTGTTGCATGACTGCCTGTGCGGTGTGTAAGTACAGGTACATCACTATTGCTGCATGTTCTGTGCACTTGTTGGCTGCACTCTGAGGTTTCTTTGTATTTGTCATTATCTCCGAGTGACTTTGTCTGTTttgtagtgtttgggagcaaatggtccattgttatttgctcccatacatgaccagatttttgttccaactagCTGGATGGATGGAAGGTCagataggtgtatggccagctttaggcaTTGCTACTGGGTCTGAACATATCATGGGAGTTATCCTATTTACCACGGCTAATTACCGCACCTGGGACTATCCGATTAACCCCGATGCCATCACTTGGCGGGATTTTGTCAAAACCAAATCTACAATAAGtatgcaatttatttattttttgttgataGTGAAAATGGAAACCAAAAATTGGAAAAAATACATTCCACTCCCCAAAAATATTCGGGCCTAATTGGATCCTCCCCAATATCTTCAAATTTGTCTGTTTCTCATGTTTTGGGGAGTGATTTAACTGTCAGAGCTACGTTTAGGGGTATGGACTACTACACGTGTGTCTGGCATGTGGGGGGGGAGTAGTGTTCGCTCTGCTGGGTGCACCTGTTGGTGGGACGTGTGTATGGTTCTCCAGTTTTTCATTTACCATCTGACCCTGATCTTTACTGCTAGGAGTCACTTGGGATTGGACATAGAAGGATATAATTCTCACTGTCATTCCAGGCCATATTATTAACTGTCAactacagagagagagaatatgctgATCTTAGACTGAAATCTAGTCCGGCAATAGACAGTGATGTGAGCGCAAGTTCTAGATCACCAGCTGCAATGTTTGCTGATTGTGTGTTTTTCAGCGAATTGGACCAGTCAACCGCCACCGAGGAGACACCCGAGACCGAAGAGCAACCGCCTGCTGATTCTGAGAACAAGTGAGTGGCAGTGATATAACGCACAGTGCAGTACATAGGCCACTGTTAGTGTGCGCTCAGCTTTGGCCCAATATGCATGCTCCAGATCTGCTCCTCACGCCCCACCGCCGTCAGAGCCTGAGAATTTCCCTCCGTGTGAACTGATGAAACATTGACGACGTTGCTTCCTTTTCTTTATATCTGTTCCCTGGTGATGCTTTGTATACAGAGAggaaagttgttgttttttgtgatTCTAGAAGTACTTTTTAAAGCGCAGAACTGACCACTTTCGTGGTGCATATGTCATTGAAGGCATATACTCCCCGAATTTCCAATTTCTAAGTCCAGGGGTTTGACCTGGGTGTTAAGTCAGTCAATCAGTACATTGCACTGGAGGAGGAACCAATTTACCCCTTTTAACCCCCTTGGGGGTCAAATTTTGAAAATACCTGCTTAGTGGGTGCTTGCGTCATGGAATGAATATACTCCCCGAATTTCATATTTCTAGGTACAGGGGTTGGCGCTGGATGAGTTAGTCAGGACATTTGACACATGACTCTAACCAGGGCATTTAAAAATAAGTGTTCTTGGGTTTGTTTGGTTTCCATTGGCGTAAGTGGCTGTTGGCCTCTCCCGGGCAGCAATTGAAACGTCTCACTTGCTGGTGTAAGACGATGAAGAATCGCGGCTCCATACCGCTTGACATAATATTGACTGTGCAGGGTTATGTGTTAGTACCTCAGATTTCCTTCACCTGCATTTGCCATCTAGTGAGTGTAGAGTGCACCCATGTGTCTGCTCTATGGGTACACAGTTGTAGGCTTCGCTGTgatgtaacttttttttttgttgcagGGAAAACGAGTCAGAGGAGGTCAAGGAAGAGGGACCTAAGGAAATGACGCTGGATGAATGGAAGGCTATGCAGGACAAAGAGCGCGCAAAAGTTGAATTCAACATCCGGAAACCAAACGAAGGCGCCGACGGCCAGTGGAAGAAAGGTTTCGTCCTGCACAAGTCGAAGAGTGAAGAGGTAACTTGAATGTCTTCTGCTCTCCATCCTATATAGCCGTGTAGTCTTTTCATTGGGACCTTATCCACGATACGTTCTCTCTACTTTGGATGTGCTGTGTACTGTACTGCAATGCAATGCTGTAGGTCAGCAAGAGGGATGATATAGTGGTGCCTCGGTTGGTTTGAAGGTGTACAAGTCTAATCCTTTCATGTGTTCAGACTAAAACCCAAATTAGCTTTTTGTGTACACCAGTTGCGTTCATATACCAAACCAGTAGcatgagttttttttatatattttttttttcattattaatgGGTTTTGTTGTCGTTTTCCCCCTAAAACGTAACCCGTccctcattttattttatttttaattttccttttttaatttttttgtttagaAAATACTAGCAAAACATTAAATTTAATTCCCTTGTTATTGATTCTACCCATGAATATTTGAACAATGTTATTTAGCGTAAAATGTATTTCTGTTTATTTACAATCCAAATGTGTAATTTAAACGACCGGTCACTAGTTACAGCATCTGTGCATTATACAGCAAGCAAAGCACAGGGTTCCTGGGGGCCAGTGAGCCTGGCTCTCCCAGATATCCTTCCACCGTCCCTCACAGCAGCAGATGCTAAAAGTATAGAGAAAGCCAGGCCGTGAGCAGCGTGATGTCACAGTCCCCGCCCCCTGCTATACTCCTCTCCGGCTGCGTGGGTTGGATCTGGAACAACATGCTCTCGCGGACCGAAGAGCTTTCTTTGGTAGTGGTACCCTTGTTTTGCTTACAACATAAtgcacagaagccggtgacaggttccaattttattaacattttaaagtttttgggattttttgtgttccgtttttttctttttgtaactttttgtttcttttctttttctttttttcttttctttagaaCATCAATGAAAAGGTCAGGCTAGACCCTGAGGCACAACTGTTTACATTTTTACAACAACTGAAACTTGCAAATCTCATTGCTGCTGATCAGTGCAATCTAAAACCAACAGTAGTACTCGCTCCGGCGTTCCCTCCCTCAGCGCACAACCTGATTGGATGTCCTCTAACGGTTTTATTGGGCTAAACTACATGAGCGATGTTTCAGTCGCTCTATCTGCTTATATGTGTGTGTTGCCCATTTTGCAGCAGGGTGATCTATACAGGTAGAGATTATTAAATGACCAACTACACATGTACAGGCACTGCAGAAGCCTGTTGTTTTTCCAGATCAGTCTTTTGTACACCGGGGGGGGAGGCAAATTAAGGGGGGCACAGAGGCAGATGCACAGGGTTTCCTGCTCCGAGGATTCCCCTGGGGCTTGCCATCCTCCTTACTGTCATGCAAAGTGGATGGGTAATGGCTTTAGTGCAGTTTGCAAAATAGAAAAATAGTGTGTAATGAGATTTGATAAAGCTTAATTGCACGAAGTATTGCAGTGTCTTTTAAAAGCTTAATCTGATCATATTTCGGAGATAAAAAAGTTGCAAGTGTACTGCAGGCCTTAATGTATTTCCTCATCTAGTATGCCTGCACCTGAGTCAGCCCCCTCCACTAAAAACAGATTGTGACATAAAATTAATAGTTCTTCAGTAGCTTTTTGGTAGGAAGAAAATCATGTATTAACGTTGCTTCTGGGCATACACCTTAATtacctggcagattatctgccagatctggctggattGAATGAAAATCCGGTAATGGAggagagcaaatgaccatcaaccatttgctcccaaacactgaaaaacaaacaaactattGTTCATGCTTATTGGTTAAACGGTAATTTAACcagtctgccagataattgtatagtgtgtgcccagctttataTAGCTACCTGTGATCTGGAAATTTGCATTGACATATATGAAATATAAATCTAATTTCCCACATTCCAATGTAGAATGGTTCACATGTAGAGCGGTTTCGGACAGGTCCGTTACATTAAGTGACCTCTCCTGCTGGAAGAAGCGCTAACGCTGATTGTGGCCATGTTGCTCTGCACGGACGCAATATAGCGAATGGGGACGGCTCTTCCTGTGTCGCTGGATTAAGCGCTGAGGACACTGCATTTGGAGCGTAGGGTGTTGTATGAGCCCTCTCCATTCACTACAGTCTGGATGGAGCACTTTGGACATGAACGCTTCTCTAGCTGTAAATGTGCTCTTCTATAGAGGGCTGTTGTGAAGATGTAATGTTTTCCCCACACTAATATAGCTGAAATAATCTTCAATAACCTGTTTATCAGGGACAGGATATTTAATAAAAGAAAAAATTACTATGAGAAGTTTATATGAAAATAccacactttggggcagatgtattaagcctggagaagttataaagcagtgataaataacgcaccggccagtcagctccttgctgttaatttacatatgggagctgattggctggtgcgttatcaccttgcacttatcacttctccagcttaatacatctgccccctcatTTGATGTATAAATTCTCATTGTGGTTCCCTTTTACATGGTTGTGTCTTGGTACCTAATTCTGGTGCCAGGAGAGATGTGGTTTTGCCAAATCAACCCATAAAAAATTACTTATTTAAATGTGTGGTTGGATGGCTTGGGCTTCCTGTAAATGCAGGAATAGATCACATAAATAGCAATGACTCAGTCTTATTGCTGAGTAAACAAGCTGGGGTAAAGATAAGGTTCCGAAGTAGAAATACTCTGGTTTTGGTTCAATCACTTCTTAAATGTTCTCTTTATCAGAACACTGCACTGTTTGCATATTCACTTAAactatgtggggcagatgtattaagcctggagaagggataaatcagtgataagtggaaggtgataacgcaccagccaaatcagctcctaactgtcaatgtacatattggaactgattggctggtgcattatcaccttgcacttatcactgctttatcacttctccaggcttaatacatctgcccctgtatttgaaaAGCCAGTGATTGGCTACGCAACTCAGCCTGGGATACTGTTTATACCCAGAGAGCCGCTGTATATCGCCGGACTGTTTTGCCTGATGATATACATACAAGTCTGAAAAGCACAGAAGGGGGTCTAGTATTCATTTCCAATATTCTACACATTAGCTAGGTTTCAGGCAAGAataaaaggggcagatgtattaacctggagaaggcataaggaagtgataaaccagtgataagtgcaaggtgataaacgcatcatccaatccgctcctaactgttaatttacatattggagctgattggctggtgcatttatcaccttgcacatatcactggtttaccacttccttatgccttctccaggttaatacatctgccccaaacttCTAAGCAAATAAGTGTAAAATACTGGTGCCAGCTGCTGTTGGTGAGTGTTGTGCGGTATGCAGCACCCGTGGCTTCCAGGTTACTGCGGCGTCGGTATATGGTAAATACGTCGGTATATGCAATAATCGCCACTGCACACTGATTTGTTTTTACCCTGCTAtttgaatttccactcattttgggCTTGCTGCTGCTATACCCGCAAAGACGTTGCGCCTGCACCGAAATTCttatattaactataaaacacaaGATACCCGTCCAGAGCAATCAAAGATCATGCACACTGATAAATTGTGCAGCTCGTTTATCTAGAatgcaggttctcaaactctgtcctctggaccccacacagtgcatgttttgcaggtctcctcacagaatcacaagtgaaatagttAGCTCCTCCTGTCCACCTTTAAAAATGTGTTGGTGAGTAataatacacagtgcacctgctgtgttacctgcaaaacatgcactgtgtggggtcctgggcaccgagtttgagaacctgtgatctagaagaTCCCTTATTGCACTGCAGAAAGCAGGAATGGAACCGACATCATAAAAAGAAATAGAAAATCATTTTGGATGCTTTACTTGCATTTTTATTCATTACTAATTTAGTTTGGAAATGTCTAATTCCTGTTGTCCTAGTGATGCAATTATCCATCTGTAGACCCCTGGTCTGTGCATGCATTGTCCTACACTGGTCCCCTGAATTCAGCAATCCGGTGCCGTTAATGTACTGCAGGGGTAGGaagcctgtggccctccagctggatgccgtcaatttacctacaatcaaaatcccgacaaccattgaccgacatttaaaatacaaggTCAAAATACGGGCAATtacaatgtcgacaggtcaaagtcGACATGAGTAAATTAACAGCACCGGATTACCTAATTCAGGAGAGCAGCATAGGGATTTTGATtgcaggtatttcatactaaaccccctcCAGCTGCTATAGAACTACCTCTCTGCATGCCACGCCACAGTATTAGTCATTTAAACTTTGGCAGGGCGTGCtgagatgtatagttccacagcagcttttatttttgtgtgtgtacaAGGCTCACAAATCAAGACACtgtggccaattcagacctgatgatcgtagatgtgctaaagttagcgCATCTACGATCAGGCTAACTGACATGcgtgggggggggcggcggcgcccgcccagcacagggctagcccgaccCGCATGCCGCATGTCAGTTCCTGCCCCGTTACACAAGTACAAAaccatcgcacagcagtgatgcttttgtacttcaggagtagctccctaacAGCGCAGCTGCtgctcgctggcagggagctatttgTCGCTGCCCAAGGGTGACCAGAACTCTTCCTGCATGCTGTgggtttgtttgtgtgtttggtgcAATTTCGTAGAGTATTGGAACCCCTGGACATAGAGCGTTATTTAGTCTATGCAATAACCTCCACCCAATTAGTGatggatggtggggggggggggggggagactctggGGGAGCACCAGCTCCTTAATCTCCCTTTAAAATAATGTAATCTGTTC
Proteins encoded in this window:
- the SERBP1 gene encoding SERPINE1 mRNA-binding protein 1 isoform X2 produces the protein MPGHLQEGFGCVVTNRFDQLFDDESDPFEVLKAAENKKKEGPGGPGQSAAKTAAQAAKQPKKESQKDRKYPLPDKKEDAPPPVALKKEGIRRVGRRPDQQQPPQPPQQQQQQQPPTQAPQGEGKPIDRRQSDRRPPRERRFEKPAEEKGEAGEFSVDRPIIDRPIRGRGGPGGRGGRGGRGRGLGRGDGFDSRGKREFDRHSGSDRVGPKHEDKRGGSGSHNWGTVKDELSELDQSTATEETPETEEQPPADSENKENESEEVKEEGPKEMTLDEWKAMQDKERAKVEFNIRKPNEGADGQWKKGFVLHKSKSEENINEKVQAECESLDHHFRKPANDITSQLEINFGDLGRPGRGRGGGRGGRGRGSGGTGGRPSRGGRTDKSSVSVPDVDDPEAFPALA
- the SERBP1 gene encoding SERPINE1 mRNA-binding protein 1 isoform X1 → MPGHLQEGFGCVVTNRFDQLFDDESDPFEVLKAAENKKKEGPGGPGQSAAKTAAQAAKQPKKESQKDRKYPLPDKKEDAPPPVALKKEGIRRVGRRPDQQQPPQPPQQQQQQQPPTQAPQGEGKPIDRRQSDRRPPRERRFEKPAEEKGEAGEFSVDRPIIDRPIRGRGGPGGRGGRGGRGRGLGRGDGFDSRGKREFDRHSGSDRVSSHFSGPKHEDKRGGSGSHNWGTVKDELSELDQSTATEETPETEEQPPADSENKENESEEVKEEGPKEMTLDEWKAMQDKERAKVEFNIRKPNEGADGQWKKGFVLHKSKSEENINEKVQAECESLDHHFRKPANDITSQLEINFGDLGRPGRGRGGGRGGRGRGSGGTGGRPSRGGRTDKSSVSVPDVDDPEAFPALA